One window from the genome of Streptomyces cadmiisoli encodes:
- a CDS encoding aspartate aminotransferase family protein — MSTKDLSRSAYDHLWMHFTRMSSYENSPVPTIVRGEGTYIYDDKGKRYLDGLAGLFVVQAGHGRVELAETAFKQAQELAFFPVWSYAHPKAVELAERLADYAPGDLNKVFFTTGGGEAVETAWKLAKQYFKLQGKPTKYKVISRAVAYHGTPQGALSITGLPALKAPFEPLVPGAHKVPNTNIYRAPIHGDDPEAFGRWAADQIEQQILFEGPDTVAAVFLEPVQNAGGCFPPPPGYFQRVREICDQYDVLLVSDEVICAFGRLGTMFACDKFGYVPDMITCAKGMTSGYSPIGACIVSDRVAEPFYKGDNTFLHGYTFGGHPVSAAVGLANLDLFERENLPGHVLANEAAFLSTLQKLHDLPIVGDVRGNGFFYGIELVKDKATKESFNEEETERVLYGFLSKALFDNGLYCRADDRGDPVVQLAPPLISDQGTFDEIEQILRATLTEAWTKL, encoded by the coding sequence GTGAGCACCAAGGACCTCAGCCGATCCGCGTACGACCACCTGTGGATGCACTTCACCCGCATGTCCTCGTACGAGAACTCCCCCGTGCCGACGATCGTCCGCGGCGAGGGCACCTACATCTACGACGACAAGGGAAAGCGCTACCTCGACGGTCTCGCGGGTCTGTTCGTGGTCCAGGCCGGTCACGGCCGGGTGGAGCTCGCCGAGACCGCCTTCAAGCAGGCGCAGGAACTGGCGTTCTTCCCGGTGTGGTCCTACGCCCACCCGAAGGCCGTGGAGCTGGCCGAGCGCCTGGCCGACTACGCGCCGGGTGACCTCAACAAGGTCTTCTTCACCACCGGCGGCGGCGAGGCGGTCGAGACCGCCTGGAAGCTCGCCAAGCAGTACTTCAAGCTCCAGGGCAAGCCCACGAAGTACAAGGTCATCTCGCGTGCGGTCGCCTACCACGGCACCCCGCAGGGCGCCCTGTCCATCACGGGCCTGCCGGCTCTGAAGGCCCCCTTCGAGCCACTGGTGCCGGGCGCCCACAAGGTCCCGAACACCAACATCTACCGCGCCCCGATCCACGGCGACGACCCCGAGGCCTTCGGCCGCTGGGCCGCCGACCAGATCGAGCAGCAGATCCTCTTCGAGGGCCCCGACACGGTCGCCGCGGTCTTCCTGGAGCCCGTCCAGAACGCCGGCGGCTGCTTCCCGCCCCCGCCCGGCTACTTCCAGCGCGTGCGCGAGATCTGCGACCAGTACGACGTACTGCTCGTGTCGGACGAGGTCATCTGCGCCTTCGGCCGCCTGGGCACGATGTTCGCCTGCGACAAGTTCGGCTACGTCCCGGACATGATCACCTGCGCCAAGGGCATGACGTCCGGCTACTCCCCCATCGGCGCGTGCATCGTCTCGGACCGCGTCGCCGAGCCCTTCTACAAGGGCGACAACACCTTCCTGCACGGCTACACCTTCGGCGGCCACCCGGTCTCCGCCGCCGTCGGCCTGGCCAACCTCGACCTCTTCGAGCGCGAGAACCTCCCCGGGCACGTCCTCGCCAACGAGGCCGCGTTCCTGTCCACCCTCCAGAAGTTGCACGACCTGCCGATCGTCGGCGACGTCCGCGGCAACGGCTTCTTCTACGGCATCGAACTGGTCAAGGACAAGGCGACCAAGGAGAGCTTCAACGAGGAGGAGACCGAGCGGGTCCTCTACGGCTTCCTGTCCAAGGCCCTGTTCGACAACGGCCTGTACTGCCGCGCCGACGACCGGGGCGACCCGGTCGTCCAGCTCGCCCCGCCGCTGATCTCCGACCAGGGGACGTTCGACGAGATCGAGCAGATCCTGCGCGCGACCCTCACGGAGGCGTGGACGAAACTCTGA
- a CDS encoding polyamine ABC transporter substrate-binding protein: MEQYEPDRLSAAQVAAVRRSFRNGRAALSRRSLLRASAGGALAVGGLGVLSACGIPPAARTSGVSSEDHSAKEKTVAFSNWTEYMDVDDSGKRHPTLEEFRKRTGIAVKYTEDINDNVEFFGKVKPQLAAGQDTGRDLICVTDWLAARLIRFGWVQKLDASNLPTAYANLSQQFRSPDWDPGRAYSYPWTGISTVIAYNRKALDGEEVTSVSDLLDNPRLKGRVGFLSEMRDSVGMTLLDMGKDPGRFTDDDFDAAIARLQKAVDKGQIRRFTGNDYTSDLTKGDFAACIAWAGDVVQLKADSPDVDFVIPDSGYMTSTDNLLVPNKSRHKTNAERLIDYYYEPKPAAELAAYINYVCPVDGVKAELARIDEDAANNPLIIPDREMAAKSRAFRSLSSKEETAYEEKFAKLTGA, translated from the coding sequence ATGGAGCAGTACGAGCCCGACCGCCTGTCCGCGGCCCAGGTGGCCGCCGTGCGGCGCAGTTTCCGGAACGGCAGGGCCGCCCTCAGCCGCCGCTCCCTGCTGCGCGCCTCCGCGGGCGGTGCGCTCGCGGTCGGAGGTCTGGGGGTGCTGAGCGCCTGCGGCATCCCCCCGGCGGCCAGGACGTCGGGTGTCTCGTCCGAGGACCACTCGGCGAAGGAGAAGACGGTGGCCTTCTCCAACTGGACCGAGTACATGGACGTCGACGACAGCGGGAAGCGCCACCCGACGCTGGAGGAGTTCAGGAAGCGGACCGGCATCGCGGTCAAGTACACCGAGGACATCAACGACAACGTCGAGTTCTTCGGCAAGGTCAAGCCGCAGCTCGCGGCAGGCCAGGACACCGGCCGCGACCTGATCTGCGTGACCGACTGGCTCGCGGCACGACTGATCCGGTTCGGGTGGGTCCAGAAGCTGGACGCGTCCAACCTCCCCACCGCCTACGCCAATCTGTCCCAGCAGTTCCGCAGCCCGGACTGGGACCCGGGACGGGCGTACTCCTACCCCTGGACCGGTATCTCCACGGTCATCGCCTACAACCGCAAGGCGCTGGACGGCGAGGAGGTGACCTCGGTCTCCGACCTGCTCGACAATCCCCGGCTCAAGGGCCGCGTCGGCTTCCTGTCCGAGATGCGCGACAGCGTCGGCATGACGCTGCTGGACATGGGCAAGGACCCCGGCAGGTTCACCGACGACGACTTCGACGCGGCGATCGCCCGTCTGCAGAAGGCCGTCGACAAGGGCCAGATCCGCCGCTTCACCGGCAACGATTACACCTCGGACCTCACCAAGGGCGACTTCGCCGCGTGTATCGCCTGGGCCGGTGACGTCGTCCAGCTCAAGGCCGACAGCCCGGACGTCGACTTCGTCATCCCCGACAGCGGCTACATGACCTCGACGGACAACCTCCTGGTGCCCAACAAGTCCCGCCACAAGACCAACGCCGAACGTCTCATCGACTACTACTACGAGCCGAAGCCCGCCGCGGAACTCGCCGCGTACATCAACTACGTGTGCCCGGTCGACGGGGTGAAGGCGGAACTCGCCCGGATCGACGAGGACGCGGCGAACAACCCGCTGATCATTCCCGACCGGGAGATGGCCGCCAAGTCTCGTGCCTTCCGCTCACTGAGCTCGAAGGAAGAGACGGCCTACGAAGAGAAGTTCGCGAAGCTCACAGGGGCGTGA
- a CDS encoding Lrp/AsnC family transcriptional regulator, which translates to MHSERVASRSADQRGSRDLRDSSRESSRDPRNGSPQLDAVSLAIIGQLQEDGRRPYAAIGKAVGLSEAAVRQRVQKLLDQGVMQIVAVTDPLTVGFRRQAMVGINVEGDTESVADALTGMSEVEYVVMTAGSFDLLAEIVCEDDDHLLDVINKRIRALPGVRSTESFVYLKLKKQTYMWGTR; encoded by the coding sequence GTGCACAGTGAGCGCGTGGCCAGTCGAAGCGCAGACCAGAGGGGCTCGCGTGACTTGCGCGATTCCTCCCGTGAGTCCTCACGCGATCCCAGGAACGGCAGTCCGCAGCTGGACGCCGTCTCCCTCGCCATCATCGGACAGCTCCAGGAGGACGGCCGCCGGCCGTACGCCGCCATCGGCAAGGCCGTCGGCCTGTCCGAGGCGGCCGTGCGCCAGCGCGTCCAGAAGCTGCTCGACCAGGGCGTGATGCAGATCGTCGCCGTCACGGACCCGCTCACCGTGGGCTTCCGCCGGCAGGCGATGGTCGGGATCAACGTCGAGGGCGACACGGAGTCCGTCGCCGATGCGCTGACCGGCATGTCGGAAGTCGAGTACGTGGTGATGACCGCGGGCTCGTTCGACCTCCTCGCCGAGATCGTCTGCGAGGACGACGACCACCTGCTGGACGTCATCAACAAACGCATCCGGGCCCTGCCCGGCGTGCGCTCCACCGAGAGCTTCGTCTACCTCAAGCTCAAGAAGCAGACCTACATGTGGGGAACCCGATAA
- a CDS encoding glycerophosphodiester phosphodiesterase: MPNVTAVAHRGAPYHFPENTIDSLRTALDLGADAVEVDVRLTRDGVPVLLHDETLKRLWGHDRPLRSLSADEVRGLTDGRVPTLAEALAATEGSRVMLDLPGTSDVRAARRVVDVVRECGAADRVYYCAHAQAMLAVRAADPAAEIALTWTTLAPPRRALLDAVRPRWLNYRFGLVDRDLAERVHRDGYLLSVWTPDTRRAMRRLLDRGVDSITTNRVDALCAVRKSHTH; the protein is encoded by the coding sequence ATGCCGAACGTGACCGCCGTGGCCCACCGCGGTGCCCCGTACCACTTCCCCGAGAACACGATCGACTCCCTGCGTACCGCGCTCGACCTGGGCGCGGACGCCGTCGAGGTCGACGTACGGCTCACCCGGGACGGCGTCCCGGTGCTGCTGCACGACGAGACGCTGAAGCGGCTGTGGGGGCACGACCGGCCGCTGCGGTCGCTGTCGGCGGACGAGGTGCGCGGCCTGACGGACGGGCGGGTGCCGACGCTGGCCGAGGCGCTCGCCGCGACCGAGGGAAGCCGGGTGATGCTCGATCTGCCGGGCACCTCCGACGTCCGCGCGGCACGCCGGGTGGTCGACGTCGTCCGGGAGTGCGGGGCGGCGGACCGGGTCTACTACTGCGCGCACGCCCAGGCGATGCTCGCGGTGCGCGCCGCCGACCCGGCCGCCGAGATCGCCCTGACCTGGACGACGCTGGCACCGCCGCGCCGCGCGCTGCTGGACGCGGTGCGCCCGCGCTGGCTCAACTACCGGTTCGGGCTGGTGGACCGGGACCTCGCGGAGCGCGTCCACCGCGACGGGTATCTGCTGTCCGTGTGGACCCCGGACACCCGGCGCGCCATGCGCAGGCTCCTCGACCGGGGCGTGGACTCGATCACCACGAACCGCGTCGACGCCCTGTGCGCCGTGCGCAAGAGCCACACGCACTGA
- a CDS encoding gamma-aminobutyraldehyde dehydrogenase, which produces MSTELRRLRNHIDGEFRDAADGRTTEVVNPATGEAYATAPLSGQADVDAAMAAAAAAFPGWRDTTPAERQKALLKIADAFEERAEELIAAEVENTGKPVGLTRTEEIPPMVDQIRFFAGAARMLEGRSAGEYMEGLTSIVRREPVGVCAQVAPWNYPMMMAVWKFAPAIAAGNTVVLKPSDTTPASTVLIADILGSILPKGVFNVICGDRETGRLMVEHPVPAMASITGSVRAGMAVAESAAKDVKRVHLELGGKAPVVVFEDTDIAKAVEDISVAGFFNAGQDCTAATRVLVHEAIHDEFVQALAKAAAETKTGEPDDEDVLYGPLNNPNQLEQVAGFIERLPAHAKVETGGHQVGDKGYFYAPTVVSGLTQDDEIVQKEVFGPVITVQSFRDEDQAVEWANGVEYALASSVWTKDHGRAMRMSKKLDFGCVWINTHIPLVAEMPHGGFKKSGYGKDLSAYGFDDYTRIKHVMTSLDS; this is translated from the coding sequence GTGAGCACCGAGCTGCGTCGTCTGCGCAACCACATCGACGGAGAGTTCCGGGACGCCGCGGACGGACGGACCACCGAGGTGGTGAATCCGGCGACCGGCGAGGCCTACGCCACGGCGCCGCTGTCCGGACAGGCCGACGTCGACGCCGCGATGGCCGCCGCCGCGGCCGCGTTCCCGGGCTGGCGCGACACCACGCCCGCCGAGCGTCAGAAGGCCCTGCTGAAGATCGCGGACGCGTTCGAGGAGCGCGCCGAGGAGCTCATCGCGGCCGAGGTGGAGAACACGGGCAAGCCGGTCGGGCTCACCCGCACCGAGGAGATCCCGCCGATGGTGGACCAGATCCGCTTCTTCGCGGGTGCGGCGCGGATGCTGGAGGGCCGCTCGGCCGGCGAGTACATGGAGGGGCTCACCTCCATCGTCCGCCGCGAGCCGGTCGGCGTCTGCGCGCAGGTCGCGCCGTGGAACTACCCGATGATGATGGCCGTGTGGAAGTTCGCCCCCGCGATCGCGGCCGGCAACACGGTCGTGCTGAAGCCGTCGGACACCACCCCGGCCTCCACCGTCCTGATCGCCGACATCCTCGGCTCGATCCTGCCCAAGGGTGTTTTCAACGTCATCTGCGGTGACCGCGAGACCGGCCGTCTGATGGTCGAGCACCCGGTCCCCGCGATGGCCTCCATCACCGGCTCGGTGCGGGCCGGCATGGCGGTCGCCGAGTCGGCCGCCAAGGACGTCAAGCGCGTCCACCTGGAGCTGGGCGGCAAGGCCCCGGTCGTGGTCTTCGAGGACACCGACATCGCCAAGGCCGTCGAGGACATCTCCGTGGCCGGCTTCTTCAACGCCGGGCAGGACTGCACCGCCGCCACCCGCGTCCTGGTGCACGAGGCGATCCACGACGAGTTCGTGCAGGCCCTCGCCAAGGCCGCCGCCGAGACCAAGACCGGCGAGCCGGACGACGAGGACGTGCTGTACGGCCCGCTGAACAACCCCAACCAGCTCGAGCAGGTCGCCGGCTTCATCGAGCGGCTGCCCGCGCACGCCAAGGTCGAGACCGGCGGTCACCAGGTCGGCGACAAGGGCTACTTCTACGCTCCGACCGTCGTCTCCGGTCTGACGCAGGACGACGAGATCGTGCAGAAGGAGGTCTTCGGCCCGGTCATCACCGTCCAGTCCTTCCGGGACGAGGACCAGGCCGTCGAGTGGGCCAACGGCGTCGAGTACGCCCTCGCCTCCTCGGTGTGGACCAAGGACCACGGCCGCGCGATGCGCATGTCCAAGAAGCTCGACTTCGGCTGCGTGTGGATCAACACCCACATCCCGCTGGTCGCCGAGATGCCGCACGGCGGATTCAAGAAGTCCGGCTACGGCAAGGACCTGTCGGCGTACGGGTTCGACGACTACACGCGGATCAAGCACGTGATGACGTCGCTGGACTCGTAG
- a CDS encoding gamma-aminobutyraldehyde dehydrogenase: MHNPGNTAPERFAAQDRFADGAQYIAGRLRKGTSGRTHTVVDPSTGEDVLTYDLAGPDDVDEAVAAAQAAFPGWSGATPGERSEALHRFAAVLADRAEEFARAESLQCGKPLKLTREFDVPGTIDNTAFFAGAARHLQGQSAGEYSGDHTSYVRREPIGVVGSIAPWNYPLQMAAWKILPAIAAGNTIVLKPAEPTPLTSLLFAQAATDAGIPDGVVNIVTGTGREAGEHLVGHPGVVMTSFTGSTAVGKRVAEIATATVKRIHLELGGKAPFVVFDDADLEAAVHGAVAGALINTGQDCTAATRAYVQRPLYDAFVERTAALMETVRLGDPFAPGTDLGPLVSHAQRDRVAGFVDRARAYARVVTGGEAPQAELAAGAYYRPTLVADAPQDSEIVQSEIFGPVLVVLPFDTDDEGIRLANDTPYGLAASAWSRDVYRAGRATREIKAGCVWVNDHIPIISEMPHGGYKQSGFGKDMSAYSFEEYTQIKHVMYDNTAVARKDWHRTIFGDR; encoded by the coding sequence ATGCACAACCCGGGAAACACCGCCCCGGAACGATTCGCCGCCCAGGACCGTTTCGCCGACGGCGCGCAGTACATCGCCGGGCGCCTCAGGAAGGGCACGTCCGGTCGCACGCACACGGTCGTCGACCCGTCGACCGGCGAGGACGTCCTCACCTACGACCTGGCCGGCCCCGACGACGTGGACGAGGCCGTCGCCGCGGCGCAGGCGGCCTTCCCGGGCTGGTCCGGCGCCACGCCCGGCGAGCGCTCCGAGGCGCTGCACCGCTTCGCCGCGGTACTGGCCGACCGCGCCGAGGAGTTCGCCCGGGCCGAGTCCCTCCAGTGCGGCAAACCCCTCAAGCTGACCCGCGAGTTCGACGTGCCCGGGACGATCGACAACACCGCCTTCTTCGCGGGGGCCGCCCGGCACCTCCAGGGACAGTCGGCCGGCGAGTACTCCGGCGACCACACCTCGTACGTCCGCCGCGAACCCATCGGGGTCGTGGGCTCGATCGCGCCGTGGAACTACCCCCTTCAGATGGCCGCCTGGAAGATCCTCCCGGCGATCGCCGCGGGCAACACGATCGTCCTCAAGCCCGCCGAGCCGACCCCGCTGACCTCGCTCCTGTTCGCGCAGGCCGCCACCGACGCCGGCATCCCGGACGGTGTGGTCAACATCGTCACCGGCACCGGCCGGGAGGCGGGTGAGCACCTGGTCGGTCACCCCGGCGTCGTCATGACGTCCTTCACGGGCTCCACCGCCGTCGGCAAGCGCGTCGCGGAGATCGCCACCGCCACCGTCAAGCGGATCCATCTGGAACTGGGCGGCAAGGCCCCCTTCGTCGTCTTCGACGACGCCGACCTGGAGGCGGCCGTCCACGGTGCCGTCGCCGGCGCGCTCATCAACACCGGGCAGGACTGCACGGCCGCCACGCGCGCGTACGTCCAACGGCCGCTGTACGACGCCTTCGTGGAGCGGACCGCGGCTCTCATGGAGACGGTGCGGCTCGGCGACCCGTTCGCGCCGGGCACGGACCTCGGCCCGCTCGTCTCGCACGCCCAGCGCGACCGGGTCGCCGGGTTCGTCGACCGGGCGCGTGCCTACGCGCGCGTGGTGACCGGCGGCGAGGCCCCGCAGGCAGAGCTCGCCGCCGGCGCGTACTACCGCCCCACCCTCGTGGCGGACGCGCCCCAGGACAGCGAGATCGTCCAGTCCGAGATCTTCGGACCGGTGCTGGTGGTCCTGCCCTTCGACACCGACGACGAAGGCATCCGGCTCGCCAACGACACCCCGTACGGGCTCGCCGCCTCCGCCTGGAGCCGGGACGTCTACCGCGCCGGCCGCGCCACCCGCGAGATCAAGGCGGGCTGCGTGTGGGTGAACGACCACATCCCGATCATCAGCGAGATGCCGCACGGCGGTTACAAGCAGTCCGGCTTCGGCAAGGACATGTCCGCGTACTCGTTCGAGGAGTACACCCAGATCAAGCACGTCATGTACGACAACACGGCGGTGGCGAGGAAGGACTGGCACCGCACGATCTTCGGGGACCGATAG
- a CDS encoding LAETG motif-containing sortase-dependent surface protein — translation MSINRRNARRSVRILGVVSASAALALGAAGNALACNISEFSAAAECDGAKGIITVTDKDPSGTPATVSVYLENNGADERLVGEQEVKGSREGVTITFTEDWRPNATYRIHVKAGRQVDEDIKPNLVTPATACTAEETPSSPSPSETPSESAPPSTPAESDNPSPSASEGASSAPADTASNAPSPAVGDSNLAETGAGSNTGLIAGVAAALVAVGGGAVFFGMRRRGAGNNS, via the coding sequence GTGTCCATAAATCGCCGTAACGCGCGCCGTTCCGTGCGCATCCTCGGTGTCGTCTCCGCCTCCGCCGCGCTCGCCCTGGGCGCCGCGGGCAACGCGCTCGCCTGCAACATCAGTGAGTTCTCGGCCGCGGCCGAGTGCGACGGCGCCAAGGGCATCATCACGGTCACCGACAAGGACCCGTCCGGGACCCCGGCGACCGTGTCGGTCTACCTCGAGAACAACGGGGCCGACGAGCGACTCGTCGGTGAGCAGGAGGTCAAGGGCTCGCGTGAGGGTGTGACCATCACCTTCACCGAGGACTGGCGGCCGAACGCGACGTACCGCATCCACGTCAAGGCCGGCCGTCAGGTCGACGAGGACATCAAGCCGAACCTCGTCACCCCTGCCACCGCCTGCACGGCCGAGGAGACCCCCTCGTCGCCGAGCCCGTCGGAGACCCCGTCGGAGTCGGCGCCCCCGTCGACCCCGGCCGAGTCCGACAACCCGTCCCCGTCGGCCTCGGAGGGCGCGAGCAGCGCCCCCGCGGACACCGCGAGCAACGCTCCGTCGCCCGCGGTCGGTGACTCCAACCTCGCCGAGACCGGCGCCGGTTCCAACACCGGTCTGATCGCCGGTGTCGCGGCCGCCCTGGTCGCCGTCGGCGGCGGAGCGGTCTTCTTCGGCATGCGCCGCCGCGGGGCCGGCAACAACAGCTGA
- a CDS encoding NADAR family protein: MERITGTIDSLDALLGEVRSGASVKYLHFWGHRPRPDGRIGSSCLSQWWPSPFTVDGVEYATAEHWMMAAKARLFEDPEGERRVLAAAHPSQAKNAGRLVRGFDDSVWRRERFRIVAEGSVHKFRAHADLREFLLNTGQRVLVEASPVDRVWGIGLAADDEAASDPTRWRGPNLLGFALMEARERLRAE, translated from the coding sequence ATGGAGAGGATCACCGGGACGATCGACTCGCTGGACGCGCTGCTCGGCGAGGTCCGCTCGGGGGCATCGGTCAAGTATCTGCACTTCTGGGGCCATCGGCCCCGGCCGGACGGGCGGATCGGATCGAGCTGCCTGAGCCAGTGGTGGCCGTCGCCGTTCACCGTGGACGGGGTGGAGTACGCGACGGCGGAGCACTGGATGATGGCCGCCAAGGCCCGGCTGTTCGAGGACCCGGAGGGAGAGCGCCGAGTGCTCGCGGCCGCTCATCCCTCCCAGGCGAAGAACGCGGGGCGTCTGGTGCGCGGCTTCGACGACTCCGTGTGGCGGCGGGAGCGCTTCCGGATCGTGGCCGAGGGAAGCGTGCACAAGTTCCGCGCACATGCCGACCTGCGGGAGTTCCTGCTGAACACCGGACAGCGGGTGCTGGTCGAGGCGAGCCCGGTGGACCGCGTCTGGGGCATCGGGCTCGCGGCGGACGACGAGGCGGCCTCGGATCCGACGCGATGGCGCGGGCCGAATCTGCTCGGATTCGCGTTGATGGAGGCACGGGAGAGACTGCGGGCGGAGTGA
- a CDS encoding LOG family protein yields the protein MQPTPAHVPRTAAHDREIESLAEFDEVVARGTLARFRIQAVDLTDRTDVLCSVDTSGAVFLGCPMDERAAGAVRAAGALVFPPVPDLPFDPYRGFVYTPDELFDELAGGYEATPDARSYAWFQETKADGDIFASMLRSVHDDAVSDALDELLAGAPVVGVMGGHAMARGTQEFAGAARLGRELARAGLTVATGGGPGAMEAANLGAYAAPHDDAMLTEALRLLAKTPGFTPSVTAWARAAFEVRDRWPGGGPSVGIPTWFYGHEPPNAFAAHIAKYFSNATREDGLLARCTAGVVFLPGAAGTVQEIFDNATPNYYASRGEPLPMVLVDRAHWTERLPAWPLLRALAQERSMADRIALVDRIEEAPAALKRLGG from the coding sequence GTGCAGCCGACACCCGCTCATGTCCCCCGAACCGCCGCCCACGATCGCGAGATAGAGTCCCTCGCCGAGTTCGACGAGGTCGTCGCGCGCGGCACCCTCGCCCGATTCCGCATCCAGGCCGTCGATCTGACGGACCGTACGGACGTCCTGTGCTCCGTCGACACCTCGGGCGCCGTGTTCCTCGGCTGTCCGATGGACGAGCGGGCCGCCGGCGCCGTGCGCGCGGCCGGCGCCCTGGTCTTCCCGCCCGTCCCGGATCTGCCCTTCGACCCGTACCGCGGATTCGTCTACACCCCCGACGAGTTGTTCGACGAGCTCGCCGGCGGCTACGAGGCCACACCGGACGCCCGGTCGTACGCCTGGTTCCAGGAGACGAAGGCGGACGGCGACATCTTCGCCTCCATGCTGCGCTCCGTCCACGACGACGCCGTCTCGGACGCGCTGGACGAACTCCTCGCCGGAGCACCGGTGGTGGGCGTCATGGGCGGCCACGCGATGGCCCGCGGCACCCAGGAGTTCGCGGGAGCCGCCCGCCTCGGTCGCGAACTGGCCCGCGCCGGACTCACCGTCGCGACCGGCGGCGGACCCGGCGCCATGGAGGCCGCCAACCTCGGCGCGTACGCGGCCCCGCACGACGACGCGATGCTCACCGAGGCCCTCCGGCTGCTGGCGAAGACACCGGGGTTCACCCCGTCCGTCACCGCGTGGGCGCGCGCCGCCTTCGAGGTGCGCGACCGCTGGCCGGGCGGCGGGCCGTCGGTGGGGATCCCGACCTGGTTCTACGGCCACGAGCCGCCGAACGCCTTCGCCGCGCACATCGCCAAGTACTTCTCCAACGCCACCCGCGAGGACGGCCTGCTGGCCCGCTGCACCGCGGGGGTGGTGTTCCTGCCGGGCGCCGCCGGCACGGTCCAGGAGATCTTCGACAACGCGACCCCCAACTACTACGCGTCGCGCGGTGAACCCCTGCCCATGGTCCTGGTGGACCGGGCCCACTGGACGGAGCGGCTGCCGGCCTGGCCGCTGCTGCGGGCCCTGGCCCAGGAGCGTTCGATGGCGGACCGGATCGCCCTGGTCGACCGGATCGAGGAGGCTCCGGCGGCCTTGAAACGCCTCGGCGGTTAA
- a CDS encoding ABC transporter ATP-binding protein → MEAPPDNDVLWARALYYQHKDGSPGLQGVSLGVHEGEILAVSGPRGCGKSTLLSCLAGLVRAHSGEVWFNSVPVHTMGPLARERLRRDRFGWIDPTPVLVPELNVWENVALPLMLRGTGRRRAKTIAREWLDRLDVGDSARRRPHELRQAERQRVCIARALAPSPTVLFADEPTAPLHLADRTHVLRTLTTAARSHRITVLLATHDAETAALADRTIALLDGRRVNTVHLPPAPETEGRAACSLSV, encoded by the coding sequence ATGGAGGCACCACCGGACAACGACGTGCTCTGGGCACGCGCCCTGTACTACCAGCACAAGGACGGCTCGCCGGGGCTCCAGGGCGTCTCGCTCGGTGTCCACGAGGGCGAGATCCTCGCGGTCAGCGGGCCGCGCGGCTGCGGCAAGAGCACGCTGCTGAGCTGCCTGGCGGGACTGGTGCGGGCACACAGCGGCGAGGTCTGGTTCAACAGCGTCCCCGTGCACACCATGGGCCCCCTCGCCCGGGAACGGCTGCGCCGTGACCGCTTCGGCTGGATCGACCCGACGCCCGTACTGGTCCCGGAGCTGAACGTCTGGGAGAACGTCGCCCTCCCGCTGATGCTGCGCGGCACCGGCCGCCGGCGCGCCAAGACGATCGCCCGGGAGTGGCTGGACCGCCTCGACGTCGGCGACAGCGCCCGCCGGCGCCCCCACGAGCTGCGCCAGGCCGAACGGCAGCGTGTGTGCATCGCCCGCGCGCTGGCCCCCTCCCCGACGGTGCTGTTCGCCGACGAGCCCACCGCGCCGCTGCACCTCGCCGACCGCACCCATGTGCTGCGCACGCTCACCACGGCGGCCCGCTCGCACCGCATCACCGTGCTGCTCGCCACCCACGACGCGGAGACCGCGGCGCTCGCCGACCGCACGATCGCACTGCTCGACGGACGCCGGGTGAACACCGTCCACCTGCCGCCGGCACCGGAGACGGAGGGCCGGGCGGCGTGCTCGCTCTCCGTCTGA
- a CDS encoding VOC family protein yields MYQQQIFVNLPVNDLDASKKFFTELGWTINAQFSDEKAASVVISDTIFAMLLTKPFYATFTKKEIADSAKTSEVLLCLSAESREKVDELVEKAIAAGGTATGDTQDQGFMYGRAFDDLDGHTWEVMWMDPSVVEG; encoded by the coding sequence ATGTACCAGCAGCAGATCTTCGTGAACCTGCCCGTGAACGACCTCGACGCCTCGAAGAAGTTCTTCACCGAGCTGGGCTGGACGATCAACGCTCAGTTCAGCGACGAGAAGGCGGCCTCCGTCGTGATCAGCGACACCATCTTCGCGATGCTGCTCACCAAGCCGTTCTACGCGACCTTCACCAAGAAGGAGATCGCGGACTCCGCCAAGACCAGCGAGGTGCTGCTGTGCCTGAGCGCCGAGAGCCGCGAGAAGGTCGACGAGCTGGTGGAGAAGGCGATCGCCGCCGGGGGCACGGCCACGGGTGACACCCAGGACCAGGGCTTCATGTACGGCCGCGCCTTCGACGACCTGGACGGCCACACCTGGGAGGTCATGTGGATGGACCCGTCCGTCGTGGAGGGCTGA